The Streptomyces sp. ALI-76-A nucleotide sequence GACCCTTCTGCGTGTACGTGTTGTACGGGTCCTGGTTGCTGTTGATCTCCGACTCACTGATGTTGATGTTGCTCTCGTTCTTCAGGTAGTTGAAGGTCGAGTCGAACTGCAACAGTCCATAGGTCTCGGGGTTCGCGAGATCGAGGCGGTTGTAGACGACCTCCGCCATCCTGCGGTAGTCGTCGTCGGTCTTGCCCTCCGCCTGGACGAGACTCGCGACCGTGATGACCTGCAACGGGTTGTCCAGCTTGAGCGCCTTGGCCTTGGCCTCCAGGTCATAGGCGTCGTACTTCTCGACGGCCCGGGTCACCATCTCCTTCAGGACCGTCTCGGGCTTCATGCCCTTGGCCGCGGGATAGGTGCCCGGGTAGAGGAATCCTTCCAGCGGATCCTTGATGTCGTCGTTGTCGTTCGCCCAGTCCGGCAGGCCGAGGCTCTCGAACTTCTTCTCGGCGGCCTTCCTGGTGCTGCCGGACGACAGGTCGAGCTGCTTGTCGATCGCCGAGTACACACTCACGTTGCGTTCGCCCGGCTTGACCAGCACGCTGTTCTGGCTCGTCGGGTCGAGCATCATCGCGACGGCGCTCTTGGCGGACATCTCCTTCTTCAGGAGGTAGGCGCCGGCCTGGATCTTGTCACCGTCGGGGTTCTGCTGCTGCGCGGAGACGAAGGCGTCGACGCTCTTGACGACCCCGGCGTCCTTCAGCTTCTGGCCGATCGTCGACCCGAAGGCGCCCTTGGGGATGACGACGGACACCGTCTGGCCCGTACCCTCGCCCGCGTAGTCCGGTGCCGATCCGAAGCGGTTCTGATAGAACTGGTAGCCGAAATACCCGACTCCGCCCAGTCCGCCGCCGAACACCAGCAGGACCACCAGGCAGGCGCACCCGTTGCGGCGTTTCTTCTCCTTGCCGCCCCGGCCGCGCCGGTCGCCGCGTCCGCCGGGCTCGTCGCTGTCGCCATCGGCCTCGGCGTCGTCGTCACCGCCCGCGAAGAAGGCGTGTTCGCCCTGGTCGGGGCCGGGATCCCAGTCGGGCCGCGGCTCGGGTTCGGCGCGTCGGCGGGCGGGCGGCTCCGGGGGCGGGTAGGCGTCCGGGGTGCCGTAGAAGTCGGGCTGTTCACCGCCGTACGACGGGTCCTGCTGCCCGTACGGGTCCGACGGGTCGGGGTACGACGCGTTCGCGGGCGGGCTCGCGGCCCAGCCGTTGTTGTCGTACTGCTGCTGGGGCTGCTGCGGCTGTTCTTGGTGCTGGGGCTGTTCGTGCTGCTGGGCCGCGTAGTTCTGCTGCCCGTACTGCTGGTCGTACTGCTGCTGATCGTATGGGTGCTGGGCGTACTGCTGCTGGTCGTAGTGCTGCTGCTGGTGGGGCTGCTCGTGCTGCTGCGCCTGACCGTACGCGGCCTGCCGGCCGTCGCCCCAGCCTCCATCGTCGTACTGCGGCTGCTGCGGCTGCTGCGGCTGCTCCGGATAGTGCTGCGGCTGACCGCCGTAGGGGGACTGCTGACCCTCCTCGGCCTGCTGTCCGCCCCATCCGCCGTCCCCGTACAACGGGTCCTCCGGATGCCACGGTTCGGAGCCTTGGCCCCGGCCATACTCAGTCATCGATCCCCTAGAGCCGCGAGGCGGCGGGCGCCTGATCACGGCCCGGCTCCCGTCCCGCCTCTCTTTGTGCGGTGGCTGTTCGAATGCCGCCGCATCGCGCGGAACGTTACCGTATCGCGATCAGATGACCACTTCGACGCCCTCGCCGGGTGCTTTACCTGACACCCGTTCGGATTCCAACGCCTGCTGAAGGATGATCACGGCCGCTGCCTGGTCGATGACCGATCTGCCCTTCTTCGACTTCACTCCCGAGGCGCGCAGTCCCTGACTGGCGGTCACGGTCGTCATCCGCTCGTCGACGAGTCGCACCCCCACCGGGGCGATACCCTTCGCCAGCTCCTGGGCGAAGCCGCGGACCTTGACCGCGGCCGGCCCCTCGCCCCCCTTGAGAGAGCGAGGCAGACCGACGACGACCTCGATCGGCTCGTACTCCTCGACCAGTTGCCTCAGCCTGCGGTGAGCCGCCGGGACGTCCCGCCCGGGGACCGTCTCCACCGGCGTGGCGAGGATCCCGTCGGGGTCGCACGAGGCGACCCCGATCCGGGCGTCCCCGACGTCGATCGCGAGGCGACGGCCGCGGCGCATCACCGGGCCGTCCCCGGGCGTCCGACCGTCGTCACGCGCCCGGCCGTCCCCGCGGGTCTGTCCGTCCGCGCTCACTTGGCCGTTTCCGCCACGAGCCGCTCGACGGCGTCGACGGCCTCGCCGACGGCGGCCGGGTTCTGGCCGCCGCCCTGGGCGACGTCCGGCTTGCCGCCACCGCCGCCGCCGAGGGTCTTGGCGGCGGCGCGGACCAGGTCGCCGGCCTTGAGACCACGCTCCCGGGCGGCCTCGTTGGTG carries:
- the mltG gene encoding endolytic transglycosylase MltG, whose translation is MTEYGRGQGSEPWHPEDPLYGDGGWGGQQAEEGQQSPYGGQPQHYPEQPQQPQQPQYDDGGWGDGRQAAYGQAQQHEQPHQQQHYDQQQYAQHPYDQQQYDQQYGQQNYAAQQHEQPQHQEQPQQPQQQYDNNGWAASPPANASYPDPSDPYGQQDPSYGGEQPDFYGTPDAYPPPEPPARRRAEPEPRPDWDPGPDQGEHAFFAGGDDDAEADGDSDEPGGRGDRRGRGGKEKKRRNGCACLVVLLVFGGGLGGVGYFGYQFYQNRFGSAPDYAGEGTGQTVSVVIPKGAFGSTIGQKLKDAGVVKSVDAFVSAQQQNPDGDKIQAGAYLLKKEMSAKSAVAMMLDPTSQNSVLVKPGERNVSVYSAIDKQLDLSSGSTRKAAEKKFESLGLPDWANDNDDIKDPLEGFLYPGTYPAAKGMKPETVLKEMVTRAVEKYDAYDLEAKAKALKLDNPLQVITVASLVQAEGKTDDDYRRMAEVVYNRLDLANPETYGLLQFDSTFNYLKNESNINISESEINSNQDPYNTYTQKGLPPGPIGNPGDGAIKATLNPTDDGWYYFVAVDGVSKTEFAKTHDAFLKLKDRFDASTGN
- the ruvX gene encoding Holliday junction resolvase RuvX, whose protein sequence is MRRGRRLAIDVGDARIGVASCDPDGILATPVETVPGRDVPAAHRRLRQLVEEYEPIEVVVGLPRSLKGGEGPAAVKVRGFAQELAKGIAPVGVRLVDERMTTVTASQGLRASGVKSKKGRSVIDQAAAVIILQQALESERVSGKAPGEGVEVVI